In Brachypodium distachyon strain Bd21 chromosome 2, Brachypodium_distachyon_v3.0, whole genome shotgun sequence, one genomic interval encodes:
- the LOC100839386 gene encoding peroxisomal membrane protein PEX14 isoform X1 — protein sequence MAEREGQGSSKSVHNSLQHTKEQEDIKGEATVVTDSEPMREELVQSAIVFLKHPKVVASSNVQRRSFLENKGLSVDEIDEAFRRLLSLPSNSVNSDTCTPQGVSDHSCTTTRQEAEIDTERVDVSETPNPETVTPVLPRHPKSYMEVMEMIQRGERPDDIQDINDEPPNPDQPISEPRMAPKPKPWEKQGQESPSWDLKAHPSDSIELRSEVHNDSTDQATGSNSSSNHGDLSLMVEPVTGSEAPTDDAASPKQ from the exons ATGGCGGAAAGAGAAG GTCAAGGTAGCTCAAAATCTGTTCATAATAGTTTGCAACACACAAAGGAGCAGGAAGACATAAAAGGTGAAGCGACTGTTGTAACAGACTCTGAACCGATGAGGGAAGAACTGGTTCAGAGTGCTATTGTTTTTCTAAAACACCCAAAAGTTGTAGCCTCTTCTAATGTCCAGAGGCGTTCTTTCCTGGAAAACAAGGGCCTCTCTGTGGATGAAATCGATGAAGCATTTCGGCGTTTACTA AGCCTGCCTTCGAATTCTGTAAATTCAGATACATGCACACCTCAGG GGGTATCTGACCATTCTTGCACAACTACTCGG CAGGAAGCTGAAATTGACACAGAGCGTGTGGATGTTTCAG AGACTCCTAACCCTGAAACTGTGACTCCGGTGTTGCCCCGTCACCCAAAATCATATATGGAG GTGATGGAAATGATACAAAGGGGAGAGCGGCCAGATGATATCCAG GATATTAATGATGAACCTCCAAACCCTGATCAACCAATCTCCGAACCCCGTATGGCACCCAAGCCAAAG CCATGGGAAAAGCAAGGTCAAGAAAGTCCCAGCTGGGATCTGAAAGCTCACCCAAGCGACTCCATCGAGTTAAGGTCGGAAGTTCATAACGATAGCACTGACCAGGCCACAGGATCAAACAGCAGCTCCAATCACGGTGACTTGTCACTGATGGTAGAGCCGGTTACGGGCTCTGAAGCTCCCACAGACGATGCCGCCTCGCCAAAGCAGTAA
- the LOC100839386 gene encoding peroxisomal membrane protein PEX14 isoform X2, translating to MAEREGQGSSKSVHNSLQHTKEQEDIKGEATVVTDSEPMREELVQSAIVFLKHPKVVASSNVQRRSFLENKGLSVDEIDEAFRRLLSLPSNSVNSDTCTPQGVSDHSCTTTREAEIDTERVDVSETPNPETVTPVLPRHPKSYMEVMEMIQRGERPDDIQDINDEPPNPDQPISEPRMAPKPKPWEKQGQESPSWDLKAHPSDSIELRSEVHNDSTDQATGSNSSSNHGDLSLMVEPVTGSEAPTDDAASPKQ from the exons ATGGCGGAAAGAGAAG GTCAAGGTAGCTCAAAATCTGTTCATAATAGTTTGCAACACACAAAGGAGCAGGAAGACATAAAAGGTGAAGCGACTGTTGTAACAGACTCTGAACCGATGAGGGAAGAACTGGTTCAGAGTGCTATTGTTTTTCTAAAACACCCAAAAGTTGTAGCCTCTTCTAATGTCCAGAGGCGTTCTTTCCTGGAAAACAAGGGCCTCTCTGTGGATGAAATCGATGAAGCATTTCGGCGTTTACTA AGCCTGCCTTCGAATTCTGTAAATTCAGATACATGCACACCTCAGG GGGTATCTGACCATTCTTGCACAACTACTCGG GAAGCTGAAATTGACACAGAGCGTGTGGATGTTTCAG AGACTCCTAACCCTGAAACTGTGACTCCGGTGTTGCCCCGTCACCCAAAATCATATATGGAG GTGATGGAAATGATACAAAGGGGAGAGCGGCCAGATGATATCCAG GATATTAATGATGAACCTCCAAACCCTGATCAACCAATCTCCGAACCCCGTATGGCACCCAAGCCAAAG CCATGGGAAAAGCAAGGTCAAGAAAGTCCCAGCTGGGATCTGAAAGCTCACCCAAGCGACTCCATCGAGTTAAGGTCGGAAGTTCATAACGATAGCACTGACCAGGCCACAGGATCAAACAGCAGCTCCAATCACGGTGACTTGTCACTGATGGTAGAGCCGGTTACGGGCTCTGAAGCTCCCACAGACGATGCCGCCTCGCCAAAGCAGTAA